The following coding sequences are from one Fimbriimonadaceae bacterium window:
- a CDS encoding zinc-dependent metalloprotease: MSFITTLLVSAAVVPGTGVATSLETAVTALQQAQGQRAQRGPGGQAGGPNQAQQPAKPADFDSSVKDFKKKSGVLNAYVKDETLQFEIPPKLLGRDFLWVTNIKESPNGGYNGSAAGERVVRFEQRGDKVLLRLVDYTVTATGEGADAEVAVRQGNVMPVIAALDVKAKSKDGGLLVDVTRLYKTDVPELSARGSLGGGSMDASRTFLDKVNVFKSNVNVEVFATYVGAAQAAGGRRGGFGAVSGGPSNSAVISHSLVLLPEKPMMGRLYDSRVPLFSTGFQDFGISKLGVKEYSFVSRHRLEKKDPDAKMSDPVQPIIYYLGREIPKKWRESIRRGVEDWNVAFEAAGFTNAVKCLDAPTPEEDPNWSAEDANTNVIRWAALPIANALGPSTVDPRSGEVMSNHIIFWHDILKLQTEWYFVQASPNDPRSQNLPLPDDVMERCLEFVAAHEVGHTLGFVHNGKSSSTVPIRLLRDAKWTKENGTCPSIMDYARFNYVAQPGDGAALIPQVSIYDKFACMWAYTPIPFATNPWMEKATLDLWAARQVDEPMLRARNGFAGYDPTALSEALGDDAVEASRLGVLNLKRVMGYLEPATVRLGEEYDVLGDMYGAVGGQLRQYVGHVGALVGGIVETNYLGGRGKEQYTHVPKDQQRRAAKWIMDTVFETPTWYLPASITQKLGPSTVLTGVQSLQGQGVNTLLNSGRLARMLENEAVNGSNAYSVGQLMADVRGNVWRELFAPKVSVDVYRRSLQRAYVTALIAKLPQTSSDIRAYASGELHLAQEFLKKASLRAADAVTRAHLDDLNQVIQSAFDHPEPPPAPATNVVRLGIDDLVAPQDGDGCEFFSAPSWWKKH; the protein is encoded by the coding sequence ATGTCATTCATCACCACCCTGCTTGTCTCAGCAGCCGTCGTCCCGGGGACTGGAGTCGCCACCAGCCTGGAAACGGCTGTCACAGCACTCCAACAGGCCCAGGGGCAGCGTGCCCAACGTGGGCCCGGGGGCCAGGCCGGCGGCCCCAACCAGGCCCAGCAACCGGCCAAGCCAGCCGACTTTGATTCATCGGTCAAGGACTTCAAGAAGAAGTCGGGTGTCCTCAATGCCTACGTCAAAGACGAGACCCTCCAGTTTGAGATACCGCCCAAGCTCTTGGGGCGTGACTTTCTGTGGGTGACGAACATCAAGGAGAGCCCCAACGGTGGCTACAACGGCTCTGCGGCGGGTGAGCGGGTCGTCCGCTTTGAACAGCGTGGCGACAAGGTCCTGCTCCGGCTCGTCGACTACACCGTCACCGCCACGGGAGAAGGGGCCGACGCCGAGGTCGCGGTGCGGCAGGGCAATGTCATGCCGGTGATCGCGGCGCTTGATGTCAAGGCCAAGTCGAAAGACGGCGGACTCCTTGTCGATGTGACCAGGCTCTACAAGACCGACGTGCCCGAGCTGAGCGCCCGCGGCAGCCTCGGCGGGGGCAGCATGGACGCGAGCCGGACGTTCCTTGACAAGGTCAACGTCTTTAAGTCGAACGTCAACGTCGAGGTCTTCGCCACCTATGTCGGCGCGGCCCAGGCGGCGGGCGGCCGACGCGGCGGGTTCGGGGCCGTGTCTGGTGGCCCGTCAAACAGCGCGGTCATCAGCCACAGCCTTGTCCTCTTGCCCGAAAAGCCGATGATGGGCCGGCTCTACGACTCGCGGGTGCCCCTCTTCTCGACCGGGTTCCAAGACTTTGGCATCTCCAAATTGGGGGTCAAGGAGTATTCCTTCGTCAGCCGCCACCGGCTGGAGAAGAAGGATCCCGACGCGAAAATGTCCGACCCCGTCCAGCCGATCATCTACTACCTGGGGCGGGAAATACCCAAGAAGTGGCGCGAATCGATCCGCCGGGGCGTCGAAGACTGGAACGTCGCCTTTGAGGCGGCGGGCTTCACCAACGCGGTCAAGTGCCTAGACGCCCCGACACCCGAGGAAGACCCGAACTGGAGTGCCGAGGACGCCAACACCAACGTGATCCGGTGGGCCGCCCTCCCCATCGCCAACGCGCTTGGCCCCAGCACGGTCGACCCACGGAGCGGCGAGGTGATGTCCAACCACATCATTTTCTGGCACGACATCCTCAAGCTCCAGACCGAGTGGTACTTCGTCCAGGCGTCGCCCAACGACCCTCGGAGCCAGAACCTGCCGTTGCCCGACGACGTGATGGAACGTTGCTTGGAGTTCGTCGCCGCCCACGAGGTCGGCCACACCCTAGGCTTCGTCCACAACGGCAAGTCGTCGTCGACGGTGCCGATCCGCCTCCTGCGTGACGCCAAGTGGACGAAAGAGAACGGGACGTGCCCCAGCATCATGGACTATGCCCGGTTCAACTACGTCGCCCAACCTGGCGACGGCGCGGCCCTGATCCCCCAAGTCTCGATCTACGACAAGTTCGCTTGCATGTGGGCTTACACGCCGATCCCCTTCGCCACCAACCCGTGGATGGAGAAGGCGACCCTGGACCTGTGGGCGGCCCGCCAGGTGGACGAGCCGATGCTCAGGGCACGGAACGGCTTCGCTGGCTATGACCCCACTGCCCTTTCCGAGGCCCTCGGCGACGACGCGGTCGAGGCGTCACGGCTCGGTGTGCTCAACCTCAAGCGCGTGATGGGTTACCTGGAGCCTGCGACCGTCCGCCTCGGCGAGGAATACGATGTCTTGGGCGACATGTACGGCGCGGTCGGCGGCCAGCTCCGTCAGTACGTGGGTCATGTCGGCGCTCTTGTCGGCGGCATCGTGGAGACCAACTATCTGGGCGGACGAGGCAAGGAGCAGTACACCCATGTGCCCAAGGACCAACAGCGAAGGGCGGCCAAATGGATCATGGACACGGTGTTCGAGACGCCGACTTGGTACCTGCCCGCCTCGATCACCCAGAAGCTGGGCCCGTCGACGGTCCTGACTGGCGTCCAGAGCCTCCAAGGCCAAGGCGTCAACACGCTCCTGAACTCTGGGCGTCTCGCGCGGATGCTGGAGAACGAGGCGGTCAACGGCTCCAACGCCTATAGCGTCGGCCAGCTGATGGCCGACGTGCGCGGCAACGTTTGGCGCGAGTTGTTCGCCCCGAAGGTGAGCGTCGACGTCTACCGGCGCAGTCTGCAGAGGGCGTATGTCACCGCCCTGATCGCCAAACTGCCCCAGACCAGTTCGGACATCCGGGCCTATGCGAGCGGCGAACTGCACCTTGCCCAGGAATTCCTCAAGAAGGCGTCGCTGAGGGCCGCCGACGCGGTGACGAGGGCCCACTTGGACGATCTGAACCAGGTCATCCAGTCGGCGTTCGACCATCCCGAGCCCCCGCCCGCCCCGGCGACAAACGTCGTCCGGCTTGGGATCGACGATCTCGTCGCCCCGCAGGACGGGGACGGGTGCGAGTTCTTCAGCGCACCGTCGTGGTGGAAAAAGCACTGA
- the lpdA gene encoding dihydrolipoyl dehydrogenase, producing the protein MAAPQTLEKPLSNDNFDADVVVIGAGPGGYVTAIRCAQLGARVTCIEKEYLGGTCLNWGCIPSKAMIASVERMHDVNHAGDFGVNLPKGDVTMDFEKMMARKEKIVQTQRGGVGYLFKKNKVTHVEGFAKFLDQHTVEVEKDGKKTKVRGKNFILAMGSSVIYLPINGLKGGRDEGVWTSDDAVTAPFVPKRMLVVGGGAVGVEFSYVFNGLGTKVTLVEMLPNLIPMMDEELGKELGKLLARQGVDVRTGAMTEKVEKTKNGWKCTVNQSGKVEEIEVDVILLGVGRKANTDGMNLEKVGVKLHKRGVEVVDDTLKTHAPNVWAIGDVTGRIQLAHTAMYEGQVVAANIVQGKSEKADYKAVPNCVYTVPEVAGVGLTESEAIGKGYEVKIGKAQFRPFGKPMATGHQDGFVKVVIDKKYGEVLGLHMIGAHVTDMVHEGVVALNLEATLESMVTSIHAHPTMSEAILEAFEDAHGLAIHKA; encoded by the coding sequence ATGGCCGCGCCCCAGACCCTCGAAAAGCCGCTTTCCAACGACAATTTCGACGCTGATGTCGTCGTCATTGGGGCCGGGCCCGGCGGTTATGTCACGGCGATCCGGTGCGCCCAGCTTGGGGCGCGGGTCACCTGCATCGAGAAGGAGTACCTCGGTGGCACCTGCCTCAACTGGGGGTGTATCCCGAGCAAGGCGATGATCGCCAGTGTCGAGCGGATGCACGACGTCAACCACGCCGGCGACTTCGGCGTCAACCTTCCCAAGGGCGACGTCACGATGGACTTCGAGAAGATGATGGCCCGCAAGGAGAAGATCGTCCAGACCCAGCGCGGAGGGGTCGGCTATCTCTTCAAGAAGAACAAGGTCACCCACGTCGAGGGCTTCGCCAAGTTCCTCGACCAGCACACTGTGGAGGTCGAGAAGGACGGCAAGAAGACCAAGGTCCGGGGGAAGAACTTCATCCTCGCCATGGGCTCGTCGGTCATCTACCTGCCGATCAACGGCCTCAAGGGCGGGCGCGACGAGGGCGTCTGGACCAGTGACGACGCCGTCACCGCCCCGTTTGTGCCGAAGCGGATGCTCGTCGTCGGCGGGGGTGCCGTCGGCGTCGAGTTCAGCTACGTATTCAATGGACTTGGCACCAAGGTCACCCTCGTCGAGATGCTCCCCAACCTCATCCCGATGATGGACGAAGAGCTGGGCAAGGAACTCGGCAAGCTTTTGGCCCGGCAGGGCGTCGACGTCCGCACCGGGGCGATGACCGAAAAGGTCGAGAAAACCAAGAACGGGTGGAAGTGCACGGTCAACCAGTCCGGCAAGGTCGAAGAGATCGAGGTGGACGTCATCTTGCTCGGCGTCGGCCGCAAGGCGAACACCGACGGGATGAACCTGGAAAAGGTCGGCGTCAAGCTGCACAAGCGCGGGGTCGAGGTCGTCGACGACACCTTGAAGACCCACGCCCCCAACGTCTGGGCGATCGGCGACGTGACCGGCCGGATCCAACTCGCCCACACCGCCATGTACGAGGGACAGGTCGTCGCCGCCAACATCGTGCAGGGCAAGAGCGAGAAGGCCGACTACAAGGCGGTGCCCAACTGCGTCTACACCGTGCCCGAGGTGGCGGGGGTCGGGTTGACCGAGTCGGAGGCGATCGGCAAAGGATACGAGGTGAAGATCGGCAAGGCCCAGTTCCGCCCGTTCGGCAAGCCGATGGCGACGGGCCACCAAGACGGCTTCGTCAAGGTCGTCATCGACAAGAAGTACGGCGAAGTGCTCGGCCTGCACATGATCGGCGCCCACGTGACCGACATGGTCCACGAGGGGGTCGTCGCCCTCAACCTCGAAGCCACTCTTGAGTCCATGGTGACCAGCATCCATGCCCACCCGACGATGTCGGAGGCGATCCTCGAGGCCTTTGAGGACGCCCATGGGCTGGCGATCCACAAGGCGTAA
- a CDS encoding alpha/beta hydrolase has product MQSDTRLVLMPGLGADHRLFVEQTRRFPDAHTCEWITPHPDENLRTYAARWAATQDWEKPTLLVGFAFGAMVALEALEHCPQARASARGVVIISGCRSGAAVSEAFRRQVAMSRMVPHAILRQGLLCFAERFSERDDLADGHRRLLKDMATEIDIDLFRWSTAACAEWDYRGPVELSKEVPVFQIHGERDQVVPLVPGDPDTVLPNAGHLIQFTHAGEVNAYIARCAKQVGARVAVKSVV; this is encoded by the coding sequence ATGCAGAGCGACACGCGCCTTGTGCTCATGCCCGGTCTTGGTGCCGACCACCGTCTGTTCGTCGAGCAGACCCGCCGGTTTCCGGACGCTCACACGTGCGAGTGGATCACTCCGCATCCGGACGAAAACTTGCGGACCTATGCGGCCCGGTGGGCTGCCACGCAGGATTGGGAAAAGCCGACACTTTTGGTCGGCTTTGCTTTTGGCGCGATGGTCGCCCTTGAGGCCTTGGAACACTGCCCGCAGGCCCGTGCCTCGGCCCGTGGCGTCGTCATCATCTCCGGTTGCCGGAGCGGCGCGGCCGTCTCCGAGGCGTTCCGCCGCCAAGTGGCCATGTCGCGGATGGTCCCCCACGCGATCCTCCGCCAGGGGCTCCTTTGCTTTGCCGAGCGGTTCTCTGAACGAGACGACTTGGCCGACGGCCATCGCCGCCTCCTCAAGGACATGGCCACCGAGATTGACATCGACCTGTTCCGCTGGTCGACGGCGGCCTGCGCCGAGTGGGACTACCGTGGGCCTGTCGAACTGAGCAAAGAGGTACCGGTGTTCCAAATCCACGGCGAGCGCGACCAAGTTGTCCCGCTCGTGCCGGGCGACCCCGACACCGTTTTGCCCAATGCCGGCCACCTGATCCAATTCACCCACGCAGGCGAGGTGAACGCCTACATCGCCCGATGCGCGAAGCAGGTCGGTGCGCGGGTCGCCGTGAAGTCGGTCGTCTGA
- a CDS encoding DUF4339 domain-containing protein — translation MTLDQMGELCRDGVIDRDTYVWKAGMSAWQMAQTTAELQQFLPQLAPQLPPQTHLTPPVFGQTLPPQAPTAPVNSGYQPPVVDPVQGLWGFGPGVPPVQLTPFNVPKSDKKRMVAGLLNILPGFGRFYLGYSAHGALQLMTAVFCGVGWIWSFIDGLYIMGGGVKYDGYGRELTER, via the coding sequence TTGACGCTTGACCAAATGGGTGAGTTGTGCCGGGACGGGGTCATCGACCGCGACACCTACGTCTGGAAGGCGGGGATGTCCGCGTGGCAGATGGCGCAGACAACGGCGGAGTTGCAGCAGTTCCTCCCGCAGTTGGCTCCCCAACTGCCCCCCCAGACGCACCTCACTCCGCCCGTGTTCGGCCAGACCCTGCCGCCCCAGGCGCCGACGGCCCCGGTCAACTCTGGCTACCAGCCGCCGGTCGTCGATCCCGTCCAAGGCCTGTGGGGATTCGGCCCCGGCGTCCCTCCCGTGCAGCTGACGCCCTTCAACGTTCCCAAGAGCGACAAGAAGCGCATGGTCGCCGGTCTGCTGAACATCCTGCCAGGTTTCGGCCGGTTTTATTTGGGGTACTCGGCCCACGGCGCCTTGCAACTGATGACCGCCGTGTTCTGTGGCGTCGGCTGGATATGGTCGTTCATTGACGGCCTCTACATCATGGGCGGCGGTGTGAAGTACGACGGCTATGGCCGCGAACTGACGGAACGATAG
- the hisD gene encoding histidinol dehydrogenase: MSLLPVVEYGHPEMVRFLDRSPSFDPGLVATVAAIVADVRSRGAEAVLSSAVAFDSPDIKSLYVTDEELAEATVDPEVHFAIKTAIQRVQDFHELQLQVLTEDMDELEPGWGWRTDATDADDTGFEGQRYLPLARVGVYVPGGLASYPSSVVMNVVPAQVAGVPFVVVATPVRKDGTVCPEVLVACRELDVDLVLKAGGASAVAAMAFGIEGMTRVDKVVGPGNAYVNEAKRQVWGTVGLDGYAGPSEVAVYADASADPRWAAASLLCQLEHAPDNVGLLVARDRTTLDAVTNQVEALVADSPRQDVLRRSLSERSCAVVAATESEAVEIINRFAPEHCTLMVANAGSVAQQVVNCGCVLVGPNTPQSAGDYCSGPSHTLPTSGAARFGSPVNVLDFLKVQSVTMLTSEDIHKLAPTITALANAEGFPGHARDALVRVE, translated from the coding sequence GTGAGCCTTCTCCCCGTCGTCGAGTACGGCCATCCGGAGATGGTGCGGTTCCTCGACCGGTCGCCCTCATTTGACCCCGGCCTGGTCGCGACGGTGGCGGCGATCGTCGCCGACGTGCGCTCGCGGGGAGCCGAGGCGGTGCTGTCGTCGGCAGTGGCGTTCGACTCACCCGACATCAAGAGCCTCTATGTCACCGACGAGGAACTCGCGGAAGCCACGGTAGACCCGGAAGTCCACTTTGCGATCAAAACCGCAATCCAGCGCGTGCAGGACTTCCATGAACTGCAGTTGCAAGTGCTCACCGAGGACATGGACGAGCTTGAACCGGGCTGGGGTTGGCGTACTGACGCGACCGACGCCGATGACACCGGTTTCGAGGGCCAGAGGTATCTCCCCCTCGCCCGGGTCGGGGTCTACGTCCCCGGGGGCTTGGCCTCATATCCCAGTTCGGTCGTCATGAACGTCGTGCCGGCGCAGGTCGCCGGCGTCCCGTTCGTCGTCGTCGCGACGCCGGTCCGGAAGGACGGCACAGTCTGCCCGGAAGTGCTTGTGGCGTGCCGGGAACTGGACGTCGACCTGGTCCTCAAAGCGGGAGGCGCCAGCGCGGTGGCGGCGATGGCCTTCGGAATCGAGGGGATGACCCGCGTCGACAAGGTCGTGGGGCCGGGCAACGCCTACGTCAACGAGGCGAAGCGTCAGGTGTGGGGGACGGTCGGCTTGGACGGATATGCCGGCCCAAGCGAAGTGGCGGTGTACGCCGACGCCAGCGCCGACCCTAGGTGGGCGGCGGCGAGCCTGCTGTGCCAGCTGGAGCACGCGCCCGACAACGTCGGGCTCTTGGTGGCCCGAGACCGGACGACGCTCGACGCCGTCACCAATCAGGTCGAGGCCCTGGTCGCCGACTCACCTCGGCAAGACGTGCTGAGACGGTCGCTCTCGGAGCGGTCTTGCGCGGTGGTCGCGGCCACGGAGTCCGAGGCGGTGGAGATCATCAACCGGTTCGCCCCCGAGCATTGCACGTTGATGGTCGCCAACGCGGGGTCGGTGGCCCAGCAGGTCGTCAATTGCGGTTGTGTCCTAGTCGGCCCGAACACGCCTCAGAGCGCGGGCGACTACTGCAGCGGCCCCTCCCACACCTTGCCGACGTCGGGGGCGGCCCGGTTCGGGTCCCCCGTGAACGTGCTCGATTTTCTCAAGGTCCAGTCCGTGACCATGCTGACCAGCGAAGACATCCACAAGCTGGCCCCCACGATCACGGCCCTGGCCAACGCCGAAGGGTTCCCGGGACATGCCCGAGACGCTCTTGTGCGGGTGGAATAG
- a CDS encoding glutamate--tRNA ligase, translating into MSVRVRFAPSPTGLLHVGALRTALFDHLFSRRHGGQNILRIEDTDRTRYNPESEEEFVSTLAWVGIEFDEGPHVGGPHGPYRQSERQAAGLYQPWIDRLLESGHAYRAYDTPEELDEMRTFQQVNKLPTGYFGGDWRDASPEKVAQAEAEGRRSVLRLRVPRGQKIAVEDAVRGRLEWDSDVVDDPVLIKADGMPTYHFAAIVDDHLMGITHVFRGEEWIPSAPKHAALIAAFGWEQPVWVHCSVITGADGKKLSKRHGATRVLDYAAMGILPDPLKNFVALIGWAPGEDREVMTPTELVETFDVKGLQASPGRFDMAKLTWMNGVAIRSMSPPELLDAIVSLTESVHAQQYWSEVDEELGKTTPEKTWNALVALADRARADREYALAAVVLEQERVTTLADFGPACEFFMVDEVQFDPKAVEKWFGEAHVGPMFDSFLTALSGESAVSPDWCENLVRGYAAANAIEKLGPVVHPTRVALTGKTAGPGLFELMSVLGPARMSARLQRAKGMLR; encoded by the coding sequence ATGTCCGTCCGCGTCCGATTTGCTCCCTCGCCCACCGGCCTTCTCCACGTCGGTGCCCTGAGGACGGCGCTCTTCGACCACCTGTTCAGTCGGCGGCACGGGGGCCAGAACATCCTGCGGATCGAAGACACCGACCGGACGCGCTATAACCCCGAGTCGGAGGAGGAGTTCGTCAGCACCCTCGCGTGGGTCGGCATCGAGTTCGACGAGGGCCCCCATGTGGGCGGACCCCACGGCCCGTACCGACAGAGCGAGCGACAGGCCGCCGGGCTTTACCAACCGTGGATCGACCGCCTCCTTGAGTCCGGGCACGCCTACCGAGCCTACGACACCCCCGAGGAACTGGACGAGATGCGGACGTTCCAGCAAGTGAACAAGCTACCGACAGGCTACTTTGGCGGTGACTGGCGCGACGCATCGCCGGAGAAGGTCGCCCAGGCGGAAGCCGAGGGGCGGAGGTCGGTGCTCCGCCTCCGGGTGCCCCGCGGGCAGAAGATCGCCGTCGAGGACGCCGTCCGGGGCAGGCTGGAATGGGACTCCGACGTCGTCGACGACCCCGTGCTCATCAAGGCCGACGGTATGCCCACCTACCATTTCGCCGCGATCGTCGACGACCACCTGATGGGGATCACCCACGTCTTCCGGGGCGAGGAATGGATTCCCAGCGCACCGAAGCACGCCGCCCTGATCGCGGCCTTTGGCTGGGAGCAACCGGTATGGGTCCACTGCAGCGTCATCACCGGGGCGGACGGAAAGAAGCTGAGCAAGCGGCACGGGGCGACGCGCGTCCTGGACTACGCCGCCATGGGCATCCTGCCCGACCCGCTCAAAAACTTTGTCGCCCTGATCGGTTGGGCCCCGGGCGAGGACAGGGAAGTGATGACGCCGACCGAACTTGTCGAGACGTTCGACGTCAAGGGCCTTCAGGCGTCCCCCGGCCGGTTTGATATGGCCAAGTTGACCTGGATGAACGGTGTCGCGATCCGGTCGATGTCCCCACCGGAACTCTTGGACGCGATCGTCTCTTTGACCGAGTCGGTGCACGCCCAACAGTACTGGTCCGAGGTGGACGAAGAATTGGGCAAGACGACTCCCGAAAAGACGTGGAACGCTCTCGTGGCCCTTGCCGACCGGGCGCGCGCAGACCGTGAGTACGCCCTCGCCGCCGTGGTGCTGGAGCAGGAGCGCGTGACCACGCTCGCGGACTTCGGCCCGGCCTGCGAGTTCTTCATGGTGGACGAAGTCCAGTTCGACCCCAAGGCGGTGGAGAAGTGGTTTGGTGAGGCGCACGTCGGCCCGATGTTCGACTCCTTCTTGACGGCCTTGTCCGGAGAGTCGGCCGTAAGCCCGGACTGGTGCGAAAACCTCGTCCGAGGCTACGCGGCGGCCAACGCCATCGAGAAGCTCGGGCCGGTCGTCCACCCCACCCGCGTCGCCCTGACGGGCAAGACGGCCGGCCCTGGGCTCTTCGAACTGATGAGTGTCCTCGGCCCGGCGCGCATGTCGGCCCGGCTCCAACGGGCCAAGGGGATGCTTCGGTGA
- a CDS encoding PEP-CTERM sorting domain-containing protein: MAAAGVANGQYLQDFESYDLDTDMEGAAIGGGATLHNSGTGGLLIKGAGAFGGSNPIGDRGLFHNESSYVDLNFATPALYFGAYDIDSSGTDIKVTFSDGSTHVFSTESTGASGDSAEFFGLVAENGLNFTKIQFDGSGVGGWGLDNFEYGVESVPEPASLSVMAVGGLALLRRRKK, from the coding sequence TTGGCTGCGGCCGGAGTGGCCAACGGGCAGTATCTGCAGGACTTTGAGTCCTACGACTTGGACACGGATATGGAAGGGGCGGCAATCGGAGGTGGGGCGACCCTGCACAACTCGGGTACGGGAGGCCTCCTGATCAAGGGTGCTGGCGCCTTTGGTGGTTCCAACCCCATCGGTGACCGCGGGCTTTTCCATAACGAATCGTCGTACGTGGATTTGAACTTTGCAACCCCCGCCCTCTACTTCGGGGCGTATGACATTGACTCCTCGGGAACCGACATCAAGGTCACCTTTTCGGACGGCTCGACGCACGTGTTCTCAACCGAATCGACCGGGGCCTCGGGTGACTCAGCGGAGTTCTTCGGTTTGGTCGCCGAGAACGGCCTGAACTTCACGAAGATCCAATTCGATGGGTCGGGTGTCGGTGGTTGGGGGCTCGACAACTTTGAATACGGTGTCGAGTCGGTTCCCGAGCCCGCCAGTCTGTCGGTCATGGCGGTCGGTGGGCTGGCCCTCTTGCGTCGCCGCAAGAAATAG